Proteins from a genomic interval of Dama dama isolate Ldn47 chromosome 1, ASM3311817v1, whole genome shotgun sequence:
- the LOC133073756 gene encoding olfactory receptor 5AP2-like: MTPGELALAAGNYTPVTHFILLGFSNDPDLQKLLFGGFLLIYAMTVVGNLGMMALIFTDSRLHSPMYFFLSVLSFLDVCYSSVVTPKLLVDLLASDRSISFKGCVVQMTFFVMHATAESFLLASMAYDRCTAICRPLHYGSVMTRGTCLQLVAASYAFGGANSALETGNVFALPFCGPNRVLHYFCDIQPLLRLACANTAMAGVILYVFSALVTYLPAALILTSYCLVLLAIGRMRSAAGKEKALSTCASHFLAIAIFYSTVIFTYVQPHGSTDDFSGQVVSVCYTIITPMLNPFIYSLRNKEVKEALQRKLQVNIFPC, encoded by the coding sequence ATGACGCCTGGAGAACTAGCCCTTGCCGCTGGAAACTACACCCCTGTCACCCACTTCATCTTGCTGGGATTCTCCAATGACCCAGACCTCCAGAAGCTTCTCTTCGGAGGCTTCCTGCTCATCTACGCCATGACCGTGGTGGGCAACCTGGGGATGATGGCGCTCATCTTCACGGACTCCCGCCTCCACAgtcccatgtacttctttctcagcGTCCTCTCTTTCCTCGATGTCTGTTACTCCTCGGTGGTCACACCCAAGCTGCTGGTCGACCTTCTGGCCTCTGACAGGTCCATCTCCTTCAAGGGCTGCGTGGTCCAGATGACCTTCTTTGTGATGCACGCCACAGCTGAGAGCTTCCTGCTGGCTTCCATGGCCTACGACCGCTGCACGGCCATCTGCCGACCTCTCCACTACGGCTCCGTCATGACCAGGGGCACCTGTCTCCAGCTGGTGGCCGCTTCCTATGCTTTCGGTGGAGCTAATTCTGCTCTTGAAACTGGGAATGTCTTTGCCCTGCCTTTCTGTGGGCCCAACCGGGTACTGCACTACTTCTGTGACATCCAACCCCTTCTCCGCCTGGCCTGTGCAAACACAGCCATGGCAGGAGTGATCCTCTATGTCTTCTCTGCCCTGGTTACCTATCTGCCTGCTGCCCTCATCCTCACCTCCTACTGCCTGGTCTTGCTGGCCATTGGGAGGATGCGCTCAGCAGCTGGGAAGGAGAAGGCCCTCTCCACGTGTGCCTCCCACTTCCTGGCCATTGCCATCTTCTACAGCACGGTGATTTTCACCTACGTCCAGCCTCATGGATCCACTGATGATTTCAGTGGCCAGGTAGTGTCTGTCTGTTACACCATCATAACCCCCATGCTCAACCCCTTCATCTACAGCCTCCGCAACAAGGAGGTGAAGGAGGCCCTGCAGAGGAAGCTCCAAGTCAATATCTTTCCCTGCTGA
- the LOC133073697 gene encoding olfactory receptor 5AP2-like: protein MTPGELALAAGNYTPVTHFILLGFSNDPDLQKLLFGGFLLIYAMTVVGNLGMMALVLTDSRLHSPMYFFLSVLSFLDVCYSSVVTPKLLVDLLASDRSISFKGCVVQMTFFVMHATAESFLLASMAYDRCTAICRPLHYGSVMTRGTCLQLVAASYAFGGANSALETGNVFALPFCGPNRVPHYFCDIQPLLRLACANTAVAGVILYVFSALVLLLPVSLILTSYSLVLLAIGRMRSAAGKEKALSTCASHFLAIAIFYSTVIFTYVQPHGSTDDTSGQVVSVCYTIITPMLNPFIYSLRNKEVKEALQRKLLLNPARLFVGKRKA, encoded by the coding sequence ATGACGCCTGGAGAACTAGCCCTTGCCGCTGGAAACTACACCCCTGTCACCCACTTCATCTTGCTGGGATTCTCCAATGACCCAGACCTCCAGAAGCTTCTCTTCGGAGGCTTCCTGCTCATCTACGCCATGACCGTGGTGGGCAACCTGGGGATGATGGCACTCGTCCTCACGGACTCCCGCCTCCACAgtcccatgtacttctttctcagcGTCCTCTCTTTCCTCGATGTCTGTTACTCCTCGGTGGTCACACCCAAACTGCTGGTCGACCTCCTGGCCTCTGACAGGTCCATCTCCTTCAAGGGCTGCGTGGTCCAGATGACCTTCTTTGTGATGCACGCCACAGCTGAGAGCTTCCTGCTGGCTTCCATGGCCTACGACCGCTGCACGGCCATCTGCCGACCTCTCCACTACGGCTCCGTCATGACCAGGGGCACCTGTCTCCAGCTGGTGGCCGCTTCCTATGCTTTTGGTGGAGCTAATTCTGCTCTTGAGACTGGGAATGTCTTTGCCCTGCCTTTCTGTGGGCCCAACCGGGTACCGCACTACTTCTGTGACATCCAACCCCTTCTCCGCCTGGCCTGTGCAAACACAGCCGTGGCAGGAGTGATCCTCTATGTCTTCTCTGCCCTGGTTCTCCTTCTGCCTGTTTCCCTCATCCTCACCTCCTACAGCCTGGTCTTGCTGGCCATTGGGAGGATGCGCTCAGCAGCTGGGAAGGAGAAGGCCCTCTCCACGTGTGCCTCCCACTTCCTGGCCATTGCCATCTTCTACAGCACCGTGATTTTCACCTACGTCCAGCCCCATGGATCCACCGATGATACCAGCGGCCAGGTAGTGTCTGTCTGTTACACCATCATAACCCCCATGCTCAACCCCTTCATCTACAGCCTCCGCAACAAGGAGGTGAAGGAGGCCCTGCAGAGGAAGCTCCTGCTAAACCCCGCGAGGCTGTTTGTTGGCAAGAGGAAGGCATAG